Proteins encoded in a region of the Methanobrevibacter millerae genome:
- a CDS encoding ATP-dependent helicase: MIHEQTKNYSKKAIYKTLHPWVRKWFDSKFDDFTPAQKRSIVEIHKNKNILVSSPTGSGKTLTSFLSIISELTALSENGKLEDKVYCIYISPLKALDNDIEKNLDEPLREIEEIAGKPLGIRKAVRTGDTTQYQRQKMLKVPPHILITTPETLSILLVAPKFREKLSHVKYVIIDEIHSLAENKRGVHLSLSLERLQHLVGNFTRIGLSATVSPLKEVARFLVGYEYGVERDCEIVNINYLKDLDMEVMCPVSDITIADEEDTRLGLYSLLDDLIQENKTTLIFTNTRSGTERFVYNLKKMFPMNYNSKNIMAHHSSLSKEVRLETENNLKEGNLKAVVSSTSLELGIDIGYIDLVVLINSPKSVSRALQRIGRSGHRLHEKSRGKIIVTDRDDLVECSVLLKNAKEGKIDKIQIPKNCLDVLAQHIYGMSIENVWDIDYAYDVIRKSYCYKDLTKDDYEDVLSYMAGEYPQLEERYVYAKIWIDYEKRTFGKRGKLARMLYSTNIGTIPDSSGVLVKCDGETVGKIESEFMERLKKGDTFVLGGSTYRFNYGKGMTINVSPSSGPPTIPSWFSQQLPLSFDLAMDIQRFRALMDSKFQYRRSKEDIMEFIYDYLYVDDFAANSIYEYFVEQFKYAQIPSNRKMLVEYYRGFGDRRFVIFHSLFGRKVNDALSRAVAYLVARRYNMNVTISISDNGFYLSSDSKIGGLESFNELTPENFRPILTQSLDKTETLASRFRHCAGRSLMTLRRYKGESKSVGRQQVRGKILLKFVQEMDENFSILKEAKREALEDYMDVENAQKVIEWIASEEMEIKTINTVIPTPFAFNLVSQGYLDVLNQNDRAEFTKRMHLAVLEKIKDKLSDIY, translated from the coding sequence ATGATTCATGAGCAAACAAAAAATTATTCTAAAAAGGCAATTTATAAAACACTTCATCCATGGGTAAGGAAATGGTTTGATTCAAAATTTGATGATTTTACTCCTGCTCAAAAAAGATCAATTGTTGAAATCCATAAAAATAAAAACATTTTAGTTTCTTCACCAACAGGTTCCGGAAAAACATTAACATCATTTCTATCAATCATAAGCGAATTAACAGCACTGTCCGAAAATGGAAAGCTTGAAGATAAGGTATACTGCATATATATTTCTCCCCTAAAAGCATTGGATAACGATATTGAAAAAAACCTTGATGAACCATTGCGAGAAATAGAAGAAATTGCAGGTAAACCCTTAGGCATTAGGAAAGCCGTGCGGACAGGAGATACAACACAGTATCAAAGGCAAAAAATGCTTAAGGTTCCGCCACACATCCTGATTACAACACCCGAAACCCTGTCCATTCTTCTTGTTGCGCCTAAGTTTAGGGAAAAATTGAGTCATGTGAAATATGTAATCATTGATGAGATACATTCATTAGCTGAAAATAAGCGTGGAGTTCACTTAAGCTTGTCACTTGAGAGACTTCAACATCTTGTTGGAAATTTTACAAGGATTGGTCTTTCTGCTACAGTCAGTCCGCTTAAAGAAGTAGCGCGTTTTTTGGTTGGATATGAATATGGCGTTGAACGTGACTGTGAAATTGTAAACATCAATTATTTAAAAGACCTTGATATGGAAGTGATGTGTCCGGTTAGCGACATCACCATTGCAGATGAAGAGGATACCCGTTTAGGATTATACAGTTTACTTGACGATTTAATCCAGGAAAATAAAACAACACTTATCTTTACCAATACCCGTAGCGGAACTGAAAGATTTGTCTATAATCTTAAAAAAATGTTTCCAATGAACTACAACAGCAAAAATATCATGGCACACCATTCCTCCCTTTCAAAGGAAGTTCGCCTTGAAACAGAAAATAATTTAAAGGAGGGAAATCTCAAAGCTGTTGTATCTTCAACATCCCTTGAGCTGGGAATTGACATCGGATATATAGACTTGGTCGTTTTAATTAACTCGCCAAAATCCGTTTCAAGAGCACTGCAAAGAATTGGTCGAAGCGGCCATAGACTGCATGAAAAGTCCAGAGGAAAAATTATTGTAACCGATAGAGATGATTTGGTTGAATGCTCTGTTCTTTTAAAAAATGCCAAAGAAGGAAAAATAGATAAAATACAGATTCCTAAAAATTGCCTTGATGTTTTAGCCCAGCATATTTATGGAATGAGCATTGAAAACGTTTGGGATATTGACTATGCATATGACGTGATAAGAAAAAGCTACTGTTATAAAGACTTAACAAAAGATGATTACGAAGATGTTTTAAGTTATATGGCGGGAGAATATCCTCAGCTTGAAGAAAGATATGTCTATGCTAAAATATGGATAGATTATGAGAAAAGAACATTTGGAAAAAGAGGAAAACTAGCCAGAATGTTATATTCAACAAATATCGGTACAATTCCAGACAGTTCTGGCGTTTTGGTTAAGTGTGACGGTGAAACTGTAGGTAAAATTGAATCGGAATTTATGGAAAGACTCAAAAAAGGAGATACATTCGTTTTAGGAGGAAGCACATACAGATTTAATTATGGAAAAGGAATGACAATTAATGTTTCACCATCAAGCGGCCCGCCAACAATCCCATCATGGTTTTCACAACAGCTACCATTGTCCTTTGATTTGGCCATGGACATTCAACGCTTTAGAGCACTCATGGATTCAAAGTTCCAATACCGAAGAAGCAAAGAAGATATTATGGAGTTTATTTATGATTACCTCTATGTTGATGACTTTGCGGCCAATTCAATATATGAATATTTTGTTGAACAGTTCAAATATGCTCAGATTCCAAGCAACAGAAAAATGTTGGTTGAATATTACCGCGGTTTTGGTGACAGACGCTTTGTAATATTTCATAGTTTGTTCGGAAGAAAGGTGAATGATGCACTGTCACGTGCAGTAGCTTACTTGGTAGCAAGAAGATACAATATGAATGTTACAATATCCATATCAGACAACGGATTTTACTTAAGTTCAGACAGCAAAATTGGAGGACTTGAATCATTTAATGAATTGACTCCTGAAAATTTCCGTCCGATACTTACGCAGTCACTGGACAAGACAGAAACACTTGCCAGCAGATTCAGACATTGTGCCGGAAGATCATTGATGACGCTGAGAAGATACAAAGGGGAATCAAAATCCGTTGGCCGCCAGCAGGTGCGGGGAAAAATACTGCTGAAGTTTGTCCAGGAAATGGATGAAAATTTCTCAATATTAAAGGAAGCTAAAAGAGAAGCCTTAGAAGATTATATGGATGTTGAAAATGCAC
- a CDS encoding HEAT repeat domain-containing protein, which produces MSNLTMTEAIENLQNDDVSIRKEAIESLIGVTDEAAIDPLIEATTDENAQIRFKAAEILGNMGNVAFDRLVSKFESETGKNKRFLAFALKETNNEKAIPLFAQAVSDEDFGVRKVSIRALGELQAHDELDTIAKGLDDEDWGVRLAAIYACADLASDDSIALIKKARRDESDKDFKKSCNKAIKKAEKNQKAKAEGKVVSNTIPMKTIKEMEKTNPQKAIKEYKKYVQSESDKDAPYKRLAILYRKLRQDENEIAVLEKAIEVLSVKKPGKEDWFVKRLAKMK; this is translated from the coding sequence ATGTCTAATTTAACAATGACTGAAGCGATTGAAAATCTTCAAAATGATGATGTAAGTATTAGAAAAGAAGCTATTGAATCATTAATTGGTGTAACTGATGAGGCAGCTATCGACCCGTTAATTGAAGCTACAACAGATGAAAATGCACAGATTAGATTTAAAGCTGCTGAAATTTTAGGAAATATGGGAAATGTTGCATTTGATAGATTGGTTTCTAAATTTGAATCTGAAACTGGTAAAAATAAAAGATTTTTAGCATTCGCTTTAAAAGAAACTAACAACGAAAAAGCTATTCCTCTATTTGCACAGGCAGTCAGTGATGAAGATTTTGGTGTTAGAAAAGTTTCAATTCGTGCTTTGGGTGAACTTCAGGCTCATGATGAATTGGATACTATAGCTAAAGGATTGGATGATGAAGACTGGGGTGTTAGATTGGCTGCAATTTATGCTTGTGCTGATTTGGCCTCTGACGATTCAATTGCATTAATCAAAAAAGCAAGAAGGGATGAATCAGATAAGGACTTTAAGAAATCCTGTAACAAGGCCATCAAAAAAGCTGAGAAAAATCAAAAAGCTAAAGCTGAAGGAAAGGTTGTCTCCAATACAATTCCTATGAAAACAATTAAGGAAATGGAAAAGACTAATCCTCAAAAAGCCATTAAAGAATATAAAAAATATGTTCAATCTGAAAGTGATAAGGATGCACCATATAAAAGATTGGCTATTCTATACAGAAAATTGCGCCAGGATGAAAATGAAATTGCCGTGCTTGAAAAAGCTATTGAAGTGCTGTCCGTAAAAAAACCTGGAAAAGAAGATTGGTTTGTTAAAAGGTTAGCAAAAATGAAATAA
- a CDS encoding carbon-nitrogen hydrolase family protein, whose amino-acid sequence MSKIKIALCQMNVVDNKQKNILKATSMIDEAASYNANFVVLPEMFNCPYSNDKFTEYAEEEKTSPTIKSISKLAKKHEMYILAGSIPEKEESKIYNTSYMFDKNGRIIGKHRKMHLFDVDVKGGIYFKESDTLTPGNKFNVCECDFGTVGLGICYDVRFPQLAQINVEKGAQILVYPGAFNMTTGPAHWELLFRSRALDNQVFCIGVAPALNENASYHSYGHSILVNPWGEVICQLKQKEELKIVEIDLNEIKKVRQEIPILKNKRNDLYEIIEK is encoded by the coding sequence ATGAGTAAAATTAAAATAGCTTTATGTCAAATGAATGTGGTTGACAATAAGCAGAAAAATATATTAAAAGCAACTTCAATGATAGATGAAGCTGCTAGTTATAATGCTAATTTTGTTGTTCTTCCAGAAATGTTTAACTGTCCTTATTCAAACGATAAGTTTACAGAGTATGCTGAAGAAGAAAAAACCAGCCCCACCATCAAAAGTATTTCCAAATTAGCCAAAAAACATGAAATGTATATTTTAGCAGGATCCATTCCCGAAAAAGAAGAAAGCAAGATATACAATACAAGTTACATGTTTGATAAAAATGGCCGTATTATTGGCAAACATAGAAAGATGCATCTCTTCGATGTTGACGTTAAAGGTGGAATTTATTTTAAAGAATCAGACACATTAACACCAGGTAATAAGTTCAATGTCTGCGAGTGTGATTTTGGAACTGTAGGTCTTGGAATATGTTATGATGTCAGATTCCCCCAATTGGCACAAATAAATGTTGAAAAAGGTGCTCAAATATTAGTTTATCCAGGAGCATTCAATATGACAACAGGCCCTGCCCACTGGGAGCTGTTATTTAGATCAAGAGCCCTTGATAACCAAGTTTTCTGTATCGGTGTTGCACCTGCATTGAATGAGAATGCAAGCTATCACAGTTATGGGCATTCAATTCTAGTTAACCCCTGGGGAGAGGTAATTTGTCAATTAAAACAAAAAGAAGAACTTAAAATAGTTGAAATTGATTTAAACGAAATAAAAAAAGTAAGACAGGAAATCCCTATTTTAAAAAATAAAAGAAATGATTTATATGAAATAATTGAAAAATAA
- a CDS encoding zinc ribbon domain-containing protein, producing the protein MKKCPECGNPSYDGAPVCGNCGYKFPKPKTKAPVQEDIFEDRPIIKKSGNEPSTLDIIKENKIVIGAILLITIIVIGIIIATGPATNTTSNVNGSNKFSDANFTFSYPSSWNEVNGSDSLHTGAIFFEGSNGTVIEYYNVTSGFSSIYDINSQRISSAQESGAHINTIQPMQLDGKNASDVIVENANGNFTRYISLLNNGNLYVFKIDGKTMNDITSSEIDSVLKTAHIE; encoded by the coding sequence GTGAAAAAATGTCCTGAATGTGGAAATCCTAGTTATGATGGTGCTCCGGTTTGTGGAAATTGTGGATATAAATTCCCCAAACCTAAAACAAAAGCTCCTGTACAAGAGGATATCTTCGAAGATAGACCAATAATTAAAAAAAGTGGAAATGAACCAAGTACACTTGATATAATTAAAGAAAATAAAATCGTTATTGGAGCAATATTACTTATAACCATAATTGTAATTGGAATAATTATAGCTACAGGACCAGCCACCAATACAACATCCAATGTAAATGGATCAAACAAATTTTCAGATGCGAACTTCACATTCTCATACCCCTCCAGTTGGAATGAGGTAAATGGAAGTGATTCATTACACACAGGAGCCATATTTTTTGAAGGTAGCAATGGTACTGTAATTGAATATTACAATGTCACTAGTGGATTTTCATCAATATATGATATAAATAGTCAAAGAATAAGTTCTGCTCAAGAAAGTGGTGCTCATATTAATACAATTCAACCAATGCAACTAGATGGAAAAAATGCATCAGATGTTATTGTTGAAAATGCAAACGGTAATTTCACAAGATACATATCCTTACTCAATAACGGTAACCTATATGTATTTAAAATAGATGGAAAAACAATGAATGACATTACATCTAGTGAAATTGATTCAGTATTAAAAACAGCACATATTGAATAG
- the nucS gene encoding endonuclease NucS: MKYKILEKPDCEKAYELVEEAMRKRATITLFACCKVEYEGRALSQLNWGERIILIKPDGSFLIHQDKKVEPVNWQPPKSKTRSYLSGERLILESHRRTPKELLTVEVRQIQFISYANMEDFEELEQAGYEKDMSDMIMERPHLIEEGFTPKTREYSVEHGFIDILGKDNDGNLMVLELKARKAGVSAVKQIRRYLQDLENTENDYLKECKAQKKKIRGILVAPSIMEDAREMIEEEGIEFVSVEPPRELKRDKKVTLDAF, encoded by the coding sequence ATGAAATATAAAATTTTAGAAAAACCCGATTGTGAAAAAGCTTATGAATTAGTTGAAGAGGCAATGCGTAAAAGAGCAACAATCACTCTTTTTGCCTGCTGTAAAGTGGAATACGAAGGACGTGCTTTAAGTCAATTGAACTGGGGAGAACGGATAATATTAATTAAACCTGACGGTTCATTTTTAATTCATCAAGACAAAAAAGTAGAACCGGTCAATTGGCAGCCTCCAAAATCCAAAACTAGAAGTTATCTGAGCGGAGAGAGACTGATTCTTGAAAGTCATAGACGTACACCTAAAGAATTGTTGACCGTTGAAGTCAGACAAATACAATTCATCAGTTATGCCAATATGGAGGACTTTGAAGAACTCGAACAGGCAGGATATGAAAAGGACATGAGCGACATGATAATGGAAAGGCCGCACCTTATCGAAGAGGGTTTTACTCCAAAAACCAGAGAGTACAGTGTTGAACATGGTTTCATTGATATTTTAGGTAAAGATAATGATGGAAATCTGATGGTTTTAGAACTAAAAGCACGTAAAGCGGGAGTCAGTGCCGTCAAACAGATAAGAAGGTATTTGCAAGACTTGGAAAATACCGAAAATGATTATCTGAAAGAATGCAAAGCTCAAAAAAAGAAAATTAGGGGAATACTTGTTGCACCGTCAATCATGGAAGATGCCCGTGAAATGATTGAAGAGGAAGGCATTGAATTCGTTAGTGTCGAACCTCCCCGCGAATTGAAAAGAGATAAAAAAGTAACATTGGATGCGTTTTAA
- a CDS encoding alpha/beta fold hydrolase codes for MVGLKICEDEYFDEKRQEYVMESFEFSNGKVLENVNVEYMTFGTPKYDDDIITNAIIYCHGSLGNFTGVKKIFPLIHDGAPFDEKKYFFISMSALGSPGSCSPSSTDLKNNFPSYSIEDVVNFQKQFLEEKFNIKHVLGIIGNSMGGFVALTSAILYPDFAEFIMPGVSSYKVAGHDYILSKFVNEIITSDENYEKGIVNDSLKRTLKLASLAEFNFGLSKEALRATPKDELSQNFDEFGEESEFLDIYDVKYCNEACMNYDVENDLDKIESSVLIISCAQDPHFPPELDGIPMSKMIKNSELIVMDSELGHLCFNELENISDELSKFMGKFVIR; via the coding sequence ATGGTGGGATTAAAAATTTGTGAAGATGAGTATTTCGATGAAAAAAGACAGGAATATGTGATGGAATCTTTTGAATTTTCAAATGGAAAGGTTCTTGAAAATGTTAATGTTGAGTATATGACATTTGGAACTCCAAAATATGATGATGACATCATTACTAATGCAATTATTTATTGCCATGGTTCTTTAGGCAATTTCACTGGAGTTAAAAAGATTTTTCCATTAATTCATGATGGAGCACCATTTGATGAGAAAAAGTATTTTTTCATTTCAATGTCTGCTCTGGGATCTCCGGGATCATGCAGTCCGTCTTCAACAGATTTGAAAAATAATTTTCCCTCTTATTCTATTGAGGATGTAGTAAATTTCCAAAAACAATTTTTGGAAGAAAAATTCAATATAAAACATGTTTTAGGTATTATTGGAAATTCCATGGGAGGATTTGTAGCTTTAACTTCAGCTATTCTTTACCCTGATTTTGCGGAATTTATAATGCCTGGTGTAAGCAGCTATAAGGTTGCAGGGCATGATTATATATTATCCAAATTTGTCAATGAAATCATCACTTCTGATGAAAACTATGAAAAGGGAATTGTCAACGATTCACTTAAAAGAACATTAAAGCTCGCCAGTTTGGCCGAATTTAATTTTGGTCTTTCAAAAGAAGCCTTAAGGGCAACTCCAAAAGATGAATTGTCACAAAACTTTGATGAATTCGGTGAGGAAAGTGAATTTTTGGATATTTATGATGTTAAATATTGCAATGAGGCCTGCATGAATTATGATGTTGAAAATGACTTGGATAAAATTGAATCTAGTGTTTTAATTATTTCATGTGCTCAGGATCCTCATTTTCCACCGGAACTTGATGGAATTCCAATGTCTAAAATGATTAAAAATTCTGAATTGATTGTCATGGATTCCGAATTGGGACATTTATGTTTTAATGAACTTGAAAATATTTCTGATGAATTAAGCAAATTTATGGGGAAATTTGTGATTAGATGA
- a CDS encoding DUF5750 family protein: MIVKITNFDETAEIPFIDYEISGLSQNQMDFLNENLDEETSIGEGILKIRLYFKEVFPFQSEVAKIRLDDFIAREEIEMNVFLSSFLDDM, translated from the coding sequence ATGATAGTTAAAATAACAAATTTTGATGAAACAGCTGAAATTCCATTCATTGATTATGAAATTTCTGGATTATCACAAAATCAGATGGATTTTCTAAATGAAAATTTGGATGAGGAAACTTCTATTGGTGAAGGCATTTTAAAAATTAGACTTTACTTTAAAGAGGTTTTTCCTTTTCAAAGTGAAGTTGCTAAAATCCGTTTAGATGATTTTATCGCTCGTGAAGAAATTGAAATGAACGTGTTCCTATCTAGTTTTTTAGATGATATGTGA